From a region of the Triticum urartu cultivar G1812 unplaced genomic scaffold, Tu2.1 TuUngrouped_contig_6205, whole genome shotgun sequence genome:
- the LOC125530290 gene encoding uncharacterized protein LOC125530290, whose product MTFPGGESGRWDSRQRRHSVWGCLDLVMLEHGNGKHHLSYGISNSQFTFLPQDFLHYCQYHCSWGLDFVNIKIWILTSKREAVPMMARFLHSFTKRHMLYEMLYSHFLDCL is encoded by the exons ATGACTTTTCCAG GAGGGGAGTCCGGGAGGTGGGACAGCCGGCAGCGGCGCCATTCTGTTTGGGGATGCTTGGATCTGGTGATGCTGGAGCATGGGAACGGGAAACATCACCTCAGCTATGGAATTTCAAATAGCCAATTTACCTTTCTCCCTCAAGATTTCTTACACTACTGTCAGTATCATTGCTCTTGGGGTCTAGATTTTGTCAATATCAAAATCTGGATACTTACCAGCAAACG GGAGGCAGTTCCAATGATGGCTCGGTTCCTGCACAGCTTCACTAAGAGGCATATGCTGTATGAGATGTTGTATTCTCACTTCTTAGACTGTCTGTAA